A region from the Thauera humireducens genome encodes:
- the ylqF gene encoding ribosome biogenesis GTPase YlqF, with product MPIQWFPGHMASARKKAADAMAAIDVVIEVTDARLPEASSNPMIGELRRFRNRPCLKLLNKADLADPAATQAWMDFYNRQPGVKAVAISAKSPSDAARVPALCRQLAPHRDDGTKPLRMMIMGIPNVGKSTLMNALLKRKVAKVGDEPAVTKHQQTLDLGPGMTLTDTPGMMWPKIDYDSDGYMLAASHAIGRNAVIDEEVATFLGGILLERYPALLAARYRVDPVQLDGPALLEAVGRRRGCLVKGGGLDLEKAALILLQDYRDGVLGRISLETPESRARMIAVADAARAEAAGSEQGSGDDGEE from the coding sequence ATGCCCATACAGTGGTTTCCCGGTCACATGGCTTCGGCGCGCAAGAAGGCGGCCGATGCGATGGCGGCCATCGATGTCGTCATCGAGGTGACCGACGCCCGCCTGCCCGAGGCGAGCAGCAATCCGATGATTGGCGAGTTGCGGCGCTTCCGCAACCGTCCCTGCCTGAAGCTGCTGAACAAGGCCGATCTCGCCGATCCGGCAGCGACGCAGGCCTGGATGGACTTCTATAACCGGCAGCCCGGCGTGAAGGCGGTCGCGATCTCGGCGAAGAGTCCGTCCGATGCGGCGCGCGTGCCGGCGCTCTGTCGTCAGCTCGCGCCGCATCGCGATGACGGCACCAAACCGCTGCGGATGATGATCATGGGCATCCCCAACGTCGGCAAATCGACGCTGATGAATGCCCTGCTGAAGCGCAAGGTGGCGAAGGTGGGTGACGAGCCGGCGGTGACCAAGCACCAGCAGACGCTCGATCTCGGGCCGGGTATGACGCTGACCGACACGCCGGGCATGATGTGGCCCAAGATCGACTATGACTCGGACGGCTACATGCTGGCGGCGAGCCATGCGATTGGCCGCAATGCGGTGATCGACGAGGAGGTCGCGACCTTCCTCGGCGGCATCCTGCTCGAGCGCTATCCGGCCCTGCTGGCGGCGCGCTATCGCGTCGACCCGGTGCAACTCGATGGCCCCGCGCTGCTCGAAGCGGTGGGGCGCCGTCGCGGCTGCCTGGTCAAGGGCGGCGGGCTCGATCTGGAGAAGGCGGCGCTGATCCTGCTGCAGGACTATCGCGACGGCGTGCTGGGGCGCATCAGCCTGGAAACCCCGGAATCGCGTGCGCGCATGATCGCGGTGGCGGATGCCGCGCGCGCCGAGGCCGCCGGAAGCGAGCAGGGCAGCGGAGACGACGGCGAGGAGTAA
- a CDS encoding cold-shock protein has protein sequence MSTQTGTVKWFNDAKGFGFITPENGGDDLFAHFSEIQSKGFKSLAENQRVEFEVKTGPKGLQAANIRPL, from the coding sequence ATGAGCACTCAAACCGGTACCGTCAAGTGGTTCAACGACGCCAAGGGCTTCGGCTTCATCACCCCGGAAAACGGCGGCGACGACCTGTTCGCCCACTTCTCTGAAATCCAGAGCAAGGGCTTCAAGAGCCTGGCCGAAAACCAGCGCGTCGAATTCGAAGTCAAGACCGGCCCGAAGGGCCTGCAGGCGGCCAACATCCGCCCGCTGTAA
- a CDS encoding DEAD/DEAH box helicase, giving the protein MTDSARTEPASPEAALRFADLDLPTPLLNALAEVGYETPSPIQAACIPQLLAGRDILGEAQTGTGKTAAFALPMLARLDLSDTRPQVLVLTPTRELAIQVAEAFAKYAHHLKNFHVLPIYGGQSMVVQLRQLSRGAQVIVGTPGRVMDHLERESLKLDALKAIVLDEADEMLRMGFIDDVEWILEHTPAERQTALFSATMPNVIRDVARRHLREPEEIKIRAATATVSKISQRYWLVRGVDKLDALTRILDAEESFDAAIVFVRTKIATDELADKLAARGYAAAALNGDMTQGLRERVIEQLKNGALDIVIATDVAARGIDVPRVSHVINYDIPYDTEAYVHRIGRTGRAGREGVAILFVAPRETRMLKMIERATRQPITPIALPSSEEVTNLRVAQFKRQVVDAIGSEDLGFFMGVVNDLVEENELDIHEVAAALTLIAQRERPLQIEQSGRGWDLATAEPGSGGRAPREEHFTTGAPRERTPRPNRDEILARRRSFADGALVRYRIEVGRNQGASPKEIVGAIANEGGIEGKFIGQIHLFDDFSTVELPANLPDDLMGILKRTRVRQMALNIRALSAAEAAATPERRRPPRDEGFAGERREGGWQKQPGGERGDKFPRSEKPRGNWERDGKRPAGAPRKDDHPAPRRDARPDSGAHHKSFSRPANAPYSAGKPRKRRED; this is encoded by the coding sequence ATGACCGACTCTGCCCGCACCGAACCCGCCAGCCCCGAGGCTGCCCTGCGCTTCGCCGACCTCGACCTGCCCACTCCCCTCCTGAATGCGCTGGCCGAAGTCGGCTACGAGACGCCGTCGCCCATCCAGGCCGCCTGCATTCCGCAATTGCTGGCGGGCCGCGACATCCTCGGCGAGGCCCAGACCGGCACCGGCAAGACGGCTGCGTTTGCGCTGCCCATGCTGGCGCGCCTAGACCTGTCCGACACGCGACCGCAGGTGCTGGTGCTCACCCCCACGCGCGAACTCGCCATCCAGGTGGCCGAGGCCTTCGCCAAGTACGCGCACCACTTGAAGAATTTCCACGTCCTCCCCATCTATGGTGGCCAGAGCATGGTGGTGCAGCTGCGCCAGCTGTCGCGTGGCGCCCAGGTCATCGTCGGCACCCCGGGCCGGGTCATGGACCACCTCGAACGCGAAAGCCTGAAGCTCGACGCACTCAAGGCCATCGTGCTCGACGAGGCCGACGAGATGCTGCGCATGGGCTTCATCGACGACGTCGAGTGGATTCTCGAGCACACCCCCGCCGAGCGCCAGACGGCGCTGTTCTCGGCCACGATGCCGAACGTGATCCGCGACGTTGCCCGCCGCCATCTGCGCGAACCGGAAGAGATCAAGATCCGCGCCGCCACCGCCACGGTGTCGAAGATCAGCCAGCGCTACTGGCTCGTCCGCGGTGTCGACAAGCTCGATGCGCTCACCCGCATCCTCGACGCCGAAGAGAGTTTCGATGCCGCCATCGTCTTCGTGCGCACCAAGATCGCCACCGACGAACTCGCCGACAAGCTCGCCGCCCGCGGCTACGCCGCCGCGGCCCTCAACGGCGACATGACCCAGGGCCTGCGCGAACGCGTGATCGAGCAGCTGAAGAACGGCGCGCTCGACATCGTCATCGCCACCGACGTTGCCGCGCGCGGCATCGACGTGCCGCGCGTGTCGCACGTCATCAACTACGACATCCCCTACGACACCGAAGCCTACGTGCACCGCATCGGCCGTACCGGCCGCGCCGGCCGTGAAGGCGTGGCGATCCTCTTCGTCGCACCGCGCGAGACGCGCATGCTGAAGATGATCGAGCGCGCCACCCGCCAGCCGATCACGCCGATCGCACTGCCGAGCAGCGAGGAAGTGACCAACCTGCGCGTGGCGCAGTTCAAGCGCCAGGTGGTCGACGCCATCGGCAGCGAGGATCTCGGCTTCTTCATGGGCGTCGTCAACGACCTGGTCGAGGAAAACGAACTCGACATCCACGAAGTCGCGGCTGCGCTGACCCTGATTGCCCAGCGCGAACGACCGCTGCAGATCGAGCAGTCCGGCCGCGGCTGGGACCTCGCCACCGCCGAGCCCGGCAGCGGCGGTCGCGCACCGCGCGAGGAGCACTTCACCACCGGCGCCCCGCGCGAGCGCACGCCGCGCCCCAACCGCGACGAGATCCTCGCGCGCCGCCGCTCGTTCGCCGACGGTGCCTTGGTGCGCTATCGCATCGAGGTCGGTCGCAACCAGGGTGCGAGCCCGAAGGAGATCGTCGGCGCCATCGCCAACGAAGGCGGAATCGAGGGCAAGTTCATCGGCCAGATTCATCTGTTCGACGACTTCTCGACGGTGGAGCTGCCGGCCAACCTGCCCGATGACCTGATGGGCATCCTGAAGCGCACGCGCGTACGCCAGATGGCGCTGAACATCCGCGCCCTGAGCGCGGCCGAGGCCGCTGCCACGCCCGAGCGCCGCCGGCCGCCACGTGACGAAGGCTTCGCGGGCGAACGGCGCGAAGGTGGCTGGCAGAAGCAGCCTGGCGGCGAGCGGGGTGACAAGTTCCCGCGCAGCGAAAAGCCCCGCGGGAACTGGGAGCGGGACGGCAAGCGCCCGGCCGGTGCACCGCGCAAGGACGACCACCCTGCGCCCCGGCGTGACGCACGGCCCGACTCGGGTGCGCACCACAAGTCGTTCTCGCGCCCGGCCAACGCGCCCTACTCCGCGGGCAAGCCGCGCAAGCGCCGCGAGGACTGA
- a CDS encoding ABC transporter substrate-binding protein, with product MMHSRRTLLRKLVGGLMLGGMGGLGGCTPAQPLSVASHVWPGYEFMFVARDEGWLDTRQVRLVETASATASLDALARRDVVAAALTLDEVLRARDQGLPLTIVLVFDVSLGADVVVARPSVTALNALRGARIGVEETAVGGVMLALLLQHAGLETSEVVRVPLRIDQHAQAWQDGRVDALITYEPVASTLLAGDAHRLFDSRRIPETIFDVLAVHHDWLDVHRKALTHLIAVHFRGLHALQRNPGDTAFRLARRLGLPGQAVMPTFRGLSLPGIDANRAYLDPSDSRLRDAARRVSDLMLRSGQLGQPASLDGLTTPRFLPAGVRP from the coding sequence ATGATGCATTCCCGGCGCACCTTGCTGCGCAAGCTCGTGGGGGGCCTCATGCTGGGAGGCATGGGCGGGCTGGGTGGCTGTACGCCAGCGCAACCGCTATCGGTCGCGAGCCACGTGTGGCCCGGCTACGAGTTCATGTTCGTCGCGCGTGACGAAGGCTGGCTCGACACCCGGCAGGTCCGGCTTGTCGAGACGGCATCGGCCACCGCATCGCTGGACGCCCTTGCCCGCCGCGACGTGGTTGCGGCCGCACTGACGCTGGACGAAGTCCTGCGCGCACGCGACCAGGGCCTGCCGCTGACCATCGTGCTGGTGTTCGACGTCTCGCTCGGTGCCGACGTCGTTGTCGCGCGGCCGTCGGTTACCGCGCTCAACGCCTTGCGCGGGGCCCGCATCGGTGTCGAGGAAACCGCCGTGGGTGGCGTGATGCTGGCGCTTCTGCTGCAGCACGCCGGACTCGAGACCAGTGAAGTGGTCCGCGTGCCCCTGCGTATCGACCAGCATGCGCAGGCCTGGCAGGATGGCCGCGTGGATGCGCTGATCACCTACGAACCGGTCGCGAGCACCCTCCTCGCCGGCGACGCCCACCGGCTGTTCGACAGCCGGCGCATCCCCGAGACCATCTTCGACGTTCTGGCTGTGCACCATGACTGGCTGGACGTTCACCGCAAGGCCCTGACCCACCTCATCGCCGTCCATTTTCGCGGACTTCATGCATTGCAACGCAACCCGGGCGACACGGCCTTCCGTCTCGCTCGCCGCCTCGGCCTGCCCGGGCAAGCGGTCATGCCCACCTTCCGTGGATTGTCGCTGCCAGGCATCGACGCCAACCGCGCCTATCTCGACCCCAGCGATTCGCGCCTGCGCGATGCAGCCCGCCGTGTCTCCGACCTGATGCTCCGATCTGGCCAACTGGGCCAGCCCGCGTCGCTGGACGGCCTCACGACGCCCCGCTTCCTGCCGGCCGGGGTGCGTCCATGA
- a CDS encoding EAL domain-containing protein, which produces MMRRGLLLLLAAITFAPGAWAGEVLTLGVLSYRPKAIMQRTWQPLANYLTQAVPGHEVRLRVLNPAEMEGALQRHELDFVFTNPAHYISLRSGNLLSGALATVVRAEKGHIVPAIGGVMIVRDDRDDITTLRDLYGKRVATPAPSFLGGYVSQAFEIFDAGLDLDRIQFESSAQLHDRIVDAVLRGEADAGFVRTGVLEDLAREGRTDISQLRILNRQNLPGFPYALSTRLYPEWPLVALPQVNSETARVIAARLLNLEADDPAAISAGIHGFSIPADYAPVESAMRSLRAPPFDQLPEFTWQDVFDRYQPVVISLLGAGCIILALAIGLARRNRQLDRSNRQARHLAVAMKLERERLDNVIAATQVGTWEWTIPTGELQINRRWAEMLGYTPEELAPVTIETWHRLTHSDDQIAIKRKLRAHFAGEVPGFRHDIRMRHKDGHWVWIHSCGSVITSARDGSPQLMAGTHEDITERKQSEDALRLSASVFQNSYEAILITDADNRIVDVNPSFTRITGYAREEVLGQNPSILSSGKQSRDFYTQLWRSLQTTDHWRGEVWNRRKNGELFAESLSITRVLDDNGRLVHHVAVFSDVSRLKAHAEELDRIAHFDPLTGVPNRRLLEDRLRQAIAHADRSRRPLAVCLLDLDGFKPINDQYGHEAGDQLLVEIVDRLQTMLRSVDTIARLGGDEFVLLLGDLDSHSVFDRILEAVSEPVQLRDDCVAVSASIGVALYPDDQVDADTLLRHADQAMYLAKQRGRNCVQVFDSSVEASLRQKQELLRRLAQALEQGEFVLHFQPKVDMLERRPVGAEALVRWNHPEVGLRPPADFLPALEGNELEITLGEWVIRTALEQVANWRAAGLDLPVAVNISARHLLKANFVADLKAMLDEHPDIAPDRLELEIVESTAITDMNAALDVLTACRALGVRLALDDFGTGYASLAYFRRLPVDLLKIDRSFVRDMLSDADDRAIVLSVVHLAQAFDRQVIAEGVETMDHAEALIEIGCRLGQGYGIARPMPAAHVPGWIVWYTAATGEAAAEHG; this is translated from the coding sequence ATGATGCGGCGCGGGCTCCTCCTCCTGCTCGCTGCCATCACCTTCGCGCCGGGCGCCTGGGCTGGCGAGGTCCTGACCCTGGGCGTGCTCAGCTATCGTCCCAAGGCGATCATGCAGCGCACCTGGCAGCCGCTCGCGAACTACCTCACGCAGGCCGTGCCTGGCCACGAGGTTCGACTGCGCGTCCTGAACCCGGCCGAGATGGAAGGTGCGCTGCAACGCCACGAACTCGATTTCGTGTTCACGAACCCGGCGCACTACATCAGCCTGCGCTCCGGCAACCTGCTCTCCGGAGCGCTCGCCACCGTGGTCCGTGCCGAGAAGGGTCACATCGTGCCGGCCATCGGCGGTGTCATGATCGTACGCGACGACCGCGACGACATCACGACCCTGCGCGACCTCTACGGCAAGCGCGTGGCGACGCCGGCGCCCAGTTTTCTCGGTGGCTACGTCTCGCAGGCGTTCGAGATTTTCGATGCCGGTCTCGACCTCGACCGCATCCAGTTCGAGTCGAGCGCCCAGTTGCATGACCGAATCGTCGATGCCGTACTCAGGGGCGAGGCGGACGCCGGCTTCGTCCGCACCGGCGTGCTGGAGGATCTCGCACGCGAGGGGCGGACCGATATCTCGCAGCTGCGCATCCTGAACCGCCAGAATCTCCCGGGCTTTCCCTACGCGCTCTCCACCCGCCTGTATCCCGAATGGCCGCTGGTGGCGTTGCCACAGGTCAACAGCGAGACGGCGCGCGTGATCGCCGCCCGCCTGCTCAACCTCGAGGCGGACGACCCGGCCGCCATCTCCGCCGGCATTCACGGCTTCTCCATCCCCGCCGACTATGCCCCGGTCGAATCGGCGATGCGCAGCCTGCGCGCGCCTCCGTTCGACCAACTGCCCGAGTTCACCTGGCAGGACGTCTTCGACCGCTACCAGCCCGTCGTGATCTCGCTCCTCGGCGCCGGCTGCATCATCCTCGCGCTTGCCATCGGGCTCGCCCGACGCAACCGCCAACTGGACCGGTCCAACCGTCAGGCCCGGCATCTGGCGGTGGCGATGAAGCTCGAGCGCGAGCGACTGGACAACGTGATCGCCGCCACACAGGTCGGCACCTGGGAGTGGACGATCCCGACCGGCGAACTCCAGATCAATCGGCGCTGGGCCGAGATGCTGGGCTACACCCCCGAGGAGCTCGCCCCCGTCACCATCGAGACCTGGCACAGGCTCACCCACTCCGACGACCAGATCGCCATCAAGCGCAAGCTGCGGGCCCATTTCGCCGGCGAGGTGCCGGGTTTCCGCCACGACATCCGGATGCGGCACAAGGACGGACACTGGGTCTGGATCCACTCCTGCGGCAGCGTGATCACCAGCGCACGCGACGGCTCGCCGCAGCTGATGGCGGGCACGCATGAGGACATTACCGAGCGCAAGCAGTCGGAAGACGCGCTGCGCCTGTCTGCCAGCGTGTTCCAGAACAGCTACGAGGCCATCCTGATCACCGATGCGGACAACCGCATCGTGGACGTCAATCCATCATTCACCCGCATCACCGGCTACGCGCGCGAGGAGGTGCTGGGCCAGAACCCGTCCATCCTCAGCTCGGGCAAACAATCGCGCGACTTCTACACGCAGCTGTGGCGCAGCCTGCAGACCACCGACCATTGGCGTGGAGAGGTCTGGAACCGACGCAAGAATGGCGAGCTGTTCGCGGAATCGCTGTCCATCACCCGCGTGCTCGACGATAACGGCAGGCTCGTCCACCACGTGGCGGTCTTCTCGGACGTCAGCCGCCTGAAGGCGCATGCGGAGGAACTCGACCGCATCGCCCACTTCGATCCGCTGACCGGCGTGCCCAACCGCCGCCTGCTGGAGGACCGTCTGCGCCAGGCCATTGCTCACGCCGACCGCAGCCGCAGGCCGCTCGCCGTTTGCCTGCTCGACCTGGACGGCTTCAAGCCGATCAACGACCAGTATGGCCACGAGGCGGGCGACCAACTGCTCGTGGAGATCGTCGACCGCCTGCAGACGATGCTCCGCTCGGTGGATACCATTGCCCGCCTCGGTGGTGACGAGTTCGTGCTCCTGCTCGGAGACCTCGACAGCCACAGCGTCTTCGACCGCATCCTGGAAGCGGTCAGCGAACCCGTCCAGTTGCGCGACGACTGCGTTGCGGTGTCGGCCAGCATCGGGGTCGCGCTGTATCCGGACGACCAGGTCGATGCCGACACCCTGCTGCGTCATGCGGATCAGGCGATGTATCTCGCAAAGCAGCGCGGCCGCAACTGTGTGCAGGTCTTCGACTCCAGCGTCGAGGCCTCGCTGCGCCAGAAGCAGGAACTGCTGCGCCGGCTGGCGCAGGCCCTCGAGCAGGGCGAGTTCGTGCTCCACTTCCAGCCCAAGGTCGACATGCTCGAGCGCCGGCCGGTAGGCGCCGAGGCCCTGGTGCGCTGGAACCATCCCGAAGTCGGACTGCGCCCCCCCGCCGACTTCCTGCCTGCACTCGAAGGCAACGAACTCGAGATCACCCTGGGCGAATGGGTCATCCGCACGGCGCTCGAGCAGGTCGCCAACTGGCGCGCAGCGGGTCTCGACCTGCCGGTGGCCGTCAACATCAGTGCGCGCCATCTGCTCAAGGCGAACTTCGTCGCCGACCTGAAGGCGATGCTCGACGAACATCCGGACATCGCGCCCGACCGGCTCGAACTCGAGATCGTCGAGTCGACCGCGATCACCGACATGAATGCGGCGCTCGATGTGCTGACGGCCTGTCGTGCATTGGGCGTGCGGCTCGCCCTTGATGATTTCGGCACCGGCTACGCCTCGCTGGCCTACTTCCGCCGCCTGCCGGTCGACCTGCTGAAGATCGATCGCAGCTTCGTGCGCGACATGCTGTCCGACGCCGACGACCGCGCGATCGTGCTCAGCGTGGTCCATCTGGCCCAGGCGTTCGACCGCCAGGTGATTGCCGAGGGCGTCGAGACCATGGATCATGCCGAGGCCCTGATCGAGATCGGCTGCCGGCTCGGCCAGGGCTACGGCATCGCGCGGCCGATGCCCGCAGCGCACGTCCCCGGCT